A window of the Parabacteroides merdae ATCC 43184 genome harbors these coding sequences:
- a CDS encoding lamin tail domain-containing protein, with protein MKQFILYLFILLPFCVNSQVNETFDGPMLGADWIGKDRGQFVVNADGRLQLNIKPTESGTASIGKEIAYSPDMQWEFDVYMQNQPSDENKLCIYLYQENQERYYYVRIGNTGNKELGLKRNGNGNLILPQTDFEESPLLLHVKVTLEDNLRWSLYYKTDDMEGYRLEGSAMYTIEEPVERGNLVFTFYYTKTRSSLFSIDNVCVLNRVTETPIEPDKPEEEPGESESPPKLLEVEPLSASNLLFAFDKPVDIDKAVFSISDIGDAYLKRYVDAGTKQFVSTFFDQEMQLDHSYTISYAGLRSLSGKAMPDEAVEVVLRGEEEPGTDKPEPKPDPDEPESYPAGSVVINEVMAKPGDGRMVEYIELHNTTAATVSLDGWVYKNVTGKKTKALPEMDLPAGGYAVLLDQEDAFSFPVQTLLIPIEKFPALNDKGAVLQLWDAAGGKIEEVAYEAATSGVSWERGTSGWHLSTDPRGGTPGAVNSSPDKEEDPPVDPDRPDVPDNPDDPNIPGVTELIQPGEIIINELLPDPYVGGSEYIELYNRSEHSLSLSALSVAIRKSDGTLSTRYPLTSVLHNLEAKSYLLLTKNLEGVTSFYDIADPSALCGLAKLPILANTSSTLVLFRTADEIIIDEVAYSSKWHAHSVKNKKGVALERIDPDAATQDAANWTSASETVGYGTPGYQNSQYKDASSGGATGIEPPVWIEESGSYTVSYLLDRPGYSCRAFVFNTSGLRVADISNHELLGISGKITWSGVANNGSPLQTGVYIFYAEIYHPEGTVKRFKKAFLIR; from the coding sequence ATGAAACAATTTATTCTTTATCTCTTCATATTACTTCCTTTTTGTGTGAATTCACAGGTGAATGAGACGTTTGACGGCCCGATGTTGGGGGCCGACTGGATCGGCAAAGACAGAGGGCAGTTTGTAGTCAATGCTGATGGCAGGCTTCAGTTGAATATCAAACCGACAGAGTCAGGTACTGCTTCCATAGGCAAAGAAATCGCCTATTCGCCCGATATGCAATGGGAGTTCGATGTTTATATGCAAAACCAACCGAGCGACGAGAACAAATTATGTATCTATTTGTATCAGGAAAATCAAGAACGTTATTATTATGTACGTATCGGGAATACCGGCAACAAGGAACTAGGACTGAAGCGTAACGGAAACGGGAATTTGATTCTGCCACAGACCGATTTTGAAGAGTCGCCATTGTTGTTACATGTGAAAGTGACGCTTGAAGACAATCTCCGGTGGAGTTTGTATTACAAGACAGACGATATGGAGGGATACCGCCTTGAAGGTTCAGCCATGTACACGATCGAAGAGCCGGTTGAGAGAGGCAACTTGGTGTTTACGTTTTATTACACGAAGACACGAAGTTCTCTTTTCAGCATAGATAATGTGTGTGTGCTTAATCGGGTGACGGAGACACCGATCGAGCCGGACAAGCCTGAAGAAGAACCGGGAGAATCAGAAAGTCCGCCAAAGTTGCTTGAGGTCGAGCCGCTATCGGCCTCCAACTTGCTGTTCGCTTTTGATAAGCCGGTTGATATTGATAAGGCTGTCTTCAGTATTTCGGATATTGGAGACGCTTACCTCAAAAGGTATGTAGATGCAGGGACGAAGCAATTCGTAAGCACTTTTTTCGATCAAGAGATGCAGTTGGACCATTCATACACGATCTCTTATGCCGGTCTTCGCTCTTTGTCGGGAAAGGCGATGCCGGATGAAGCTGTCGAAGTCGTGTTGAGAGGGGAAGAAGAACCTGGGACGGATAAGCCGGAACCGAAGCCTGATCCGGATGAACCGGAGAGCTATCCAGCAGGTTCGGTCGTTATCAATGAAGTCATGGCAAAGCCGGGAGATGGAAGAATGGTGGAATATATCGAATTACATAATACGACTGCTGCTACCGTCTCGTTGGACGGATGGGTGTACAAGAATGTGACGGGGAAGAAGACGAAAGCCCTGCCAGAGATGGATTTGCCTGCTGGCGGATATGCAGTTTTACTGGACCAGGAGGATGCGTTCTCCTTCCCTGTCCAAACGTTGCTGATTCCTATCGAGAAGTTTCCGGCTTTGAATGACAAAGGAGCTGTATTGCAATTGTGGGATGCTGCCGGGGGCAAGATAGAAGAAGTGGCGTATGAAGCGGCTACCTCCGGAGTGTCGTGGGAACGAGGCACTTCAGGCTGGCATCTTTCTACTGATCCACGTGGTGGAACTCCCGGTGCCGTTAATTCTTCTCCCGATAAGGAGGAAGATCCGCCGGTAGATCCAGACCGACCCGATGTCCCGGATAATCCGGATGATCCCAACATTCCGGGAGTCACAGAACTGATCCAACCCGGAGAAATCATCATTAACGAGTTGCTCCCTGACCCATATGTCGGAGGCAGCGAATATATCGAATTGTATAATCGTTCGGAGCATTCCTTGTCTTTGTCCGCCCTTTCTGTCGCCATCCGTAAATCGGACGGAACACTTAGCACTCGCTATCCATTGACTTCCGTCCTGCATAATCTGGAGGCAAAAAGTTACCTCCTCTTGACCAAGAACTTGGAAGGTGTGACTTCTTTTTATGATATAGCCGATCCGTCTGCTCTTTGCGGATTGGCCAAGCTTCCTATTCTTGCCAATACATCTTCTACCTTGGTATTGTTTCGTACAGCGGATGAAATAATAATAGATGAAGTCGCCTATTCGTCTAAATGGCATGCTCATTCAGTCAAAAATAAAAAAGGAGTTGCCCTTGAGCGTATCGATCCGGATGCCGCTACACAAGACGCGGCAAACTGGACCTCCGCTTCCGAAACAGTTGGCTATGGCACACCTGGCTATCAGAACTCCCAATACAAAGACGCTTCATCGGGCGGTGCCACGGGTATAGAACCTCCTGTGTGGATAGAAGAGTCCGGTAGTTACACGGTGTCCTACCTGCTCGACCGTCCGGGATATAGCTGTCGCGCTTTCGTTTTCAATACCTCCGGTCTGCGTGTAGCTGATATATCCAATCATGAGTTGTTAGGCATCTCCGGTAAGATCACATGGAGTGGCGTAGCCAACAACGGAAGTCCGCTGCAAACAGGTGTCTATATCTTTTATGCTGAAATATACCACCCCGAAGGTACGGTGAAACGCTTTAAAAAGGCTTTCCTGATCCGGTGA
- a CDS encoding aspartate-semialdehyde dehydrogenase, which yields MKVAIVGVSGAVGQEFLRVLDERNFPMDELVLFGSSRSAGRVYTFRGKQITVKELKHNDDFKGIDVAFVSAGGGTSIEFAETITKYGTVMIDNSSAFRMDNDVPLVVPEVNPEDALNRPRGIIANPNCTTIQMVVALKAIEGLSHIKRVHVSTYQAASGAGATAMAELVKQYEQLLKGEEPTVEKFAYQLAYNVIPHVDVFTDNGYTKEEMKMYNETRKIMHSDIEVSATCVRVPVMRAHSEATWVETERPVSVEEARKAFAEAEGVILQDEPAKKDYPMPLFIAGKDPVYVGRIRKDITNPNGLTFWTVSDQIKKGAALNAVQIAEYLLKVKNIG from the coding sequence ATGAAAGTAGCAATTGTTGGAGTGAGTGGAGCGGTAGGACAGGAATTCCTGCGCGTACTCGACGAGAGAAACTTCCCAATGGATGAGCTTGTGCTTTTTGGCTCATCTCGCAGTGCCGGACGTGTTTATACTTTCCGTGGTAAACAAATTACCGTCAAGGAGCTTAAGCATAACGACGACTTCAAGGGAATCGATGTTGCTTTTGTTTCGGCCGGTGGCGGTACTTCTATCGAATTCGCAGAAACCATTACGAAATATGGTACTGTGATGATCGACAATTCCAGCGCATTCCGCATGGACAACGATGTACCTTTGGTAGTTCCCGAAGTGAATCCGGAAGATGCACTGAATCGTCCGCGCGGTATCATTGCCAATCCGAACTGTACCACCATCCAGATGGTCGTTGCATTGAAGGCAATCGAAGGCCTGTCGCACATCAAGCGTGTACACGTATCGACCTACCAGGCTGCCAGCGGTGCAGGCGCAACAGCAATGGCCGAACTGGTAAAACAATATGAACAACTGCTGAAAGGCGAAGAACCGACTGTGGAAAAGTTCGCTTATCAACTGGCTTACAATGTCATCCCTCACGTAGACGTATTTACGGATAACGGCTACACGAAGGAAGAGATGAAGATGTATAATGAAACACGCAAGATCATGCACTCTGACATCGAGGTGAGCGCAACTTGTGTACGTGTTCCGGTTATGCGTGCCCACAGCGAAGCGACTTGGGTAGAGACAGAACGACCGGTCAGCGTAGAAGAAGCTCGTAAGGCGTTCGCCGAAGCCGAAGGTGTCATCCTGCAGGACGAACCAGCGAAGAAAGACTATCCGATGCCGTTGTTCATCGCTGGAAAAGACCCAGTTTATGTGGGCCGTATCCGTAAGGATATCACGAACCCGAACGGCTTGACATTCTGGACAGTAAGCGACCAGATCAAAAAAGGGGCAGCCCTGAATGCTGTACAGATTGCAGAATATCTGTTGAAAGTAAAGAATATCGGATAA
- the rfbD gene encoding dTDP-4-dehydrorhamnose reductase — translation MKKILVIGANGFVGRRILDNLSENGACEVFGCSLHPDIRPGGNHTSVRLDINDYPAVEALFDHICPDVVVNCSALSVPDYCEQHREEAYAINVSAVENLAYCCEHQGSRLIHLSTDFVFDGRSDRLYTEEDLPAPLNYYGVTKYQGEQAVASICRNYAIVRVVVVYGKALPGQHGNVLQLVKNRLEAGQEIRVVADQYRTPTWVEDIADGVERLVHTDDSGIYHICGAEYLSIAEMAYRVADYFGLDRSLICPVTTEEMKEATPRPRNSGLSIEKAKRELGYRPHTLEEGLKEMKI, via the coding sequence ATGAAAAAGATATTGGTTATAGGTGCTAATGGGTTTGTCGGGAGAAGAATCCTGGATAACCTTTCGGAGAACGGGGCCTGCGAAGTATTCGGCTGTTCCCTTCATCCGGATATCCGTCCGGGAGGGAACCATACTTCCGTCCGGTTGGACATCAACGACTATCCGGCGGTGGAGGCCTTGTTCGACCATATCTGTCCTGATGTCGTTGTCAATTGTTCGGCTCTTTCCGTCCCGGATTATTGCGAGCAGCACCGTGAGGAGGCGTATGCCATTAACGTGTCGGCGGTAGAGAACTTGGCGTATTGTTGCGAGCATCAGGGGAGCCGATTGATCCATTTGTCGACAGACTTTGTGTTTGACGGGAGAAGTGACCGTCTTTATACGGAAGAAGATCTGCCCGCTCCGCTCAATTACTATGGCGTGACCAAGTATCAGGGAGAACAGGCGGTAGCGAGTATTTGCCGCAACTATGCTATTGTCCGTGTGGTTGTCGTCTATGGGAAAGCGTTGCCGGGACAGCATGGCAATGTCCTTCAATTAGTCAAGAACCGCTTGGAAGCAGGGCAAGAGATCCGTGTCGTCGCCGATCAATATCGCACACCGACTTGGGTAGAGGATATTGCCGACGGAGTGGAACGGCTTGTGCATACCGATGATTCCGGTATTTATCATATCTGTGGCGCGGAATATCTTTCTATCGCAGAAATGGCATACCGTGTAGCCGATTATTTCGGACTGGATCGTTCACTGATCTGTCCGGTCACAACGGAAGAGATGAAGGAGGCAACGCCACGTCCACGCAATAGCGGACTGTCCATCGAAAAAGCAAAACGCGAATTGGGCTATCGCCCGCATACGCTGGAAGAAGGACTGAAAGAAATGAAGATATAA
- a CDS encoding DcaP family trimeric outer membrane transporter produces the protein MKRYLLLFAALCMVMAGHAQKKNFSYKFYGQVRGDLFYNSRANAEIVDGLFHLYPKDKNLDADGNDLNATANGSFYLLYSRLGVDVTGPNIGKAVTTAKLEADFRGSGSNWAVLRIRHAYVNLDWGKSAVLVGQTWHPLFGDVSPQMLNLSTGAPFQPFNRSPQIRYRYTSGKGLQLTGAVLWQLQYLSAGPNGKSEEYIKNSCIPEVYVSADYKVDGLIAGVGMEVLSLKPRQQTTVDDRVYKVNERVTSLSFEAYAKYMTQDWVIAGKTLLASNLTQACMLGGYAVTSVDPRTGEQEYTPYRHSMTWLNIVYGKKWKPGIFVGYLKNLGTGKTIAGPTYGVGLEVDQVFTTNLQLSYNLPHWKLGVEYSPSLAWYGDMNAENGKIENTHSVTNHRVLGVLIYMF, from the coding sequence ATGAAAAGATATTTGCTACTCTTCGCGGCCTTATGCATGGTTATGGCCGGTCATGCTCAGAAAAAGAATTTTTCTTATAAATTTTATGGACAGGTGCGTGGCGACCTGTTTTATAATTCACGTGCCAATGCTGAAATTGTGGATGGGCTATTCCACCTTTATCCTAAAGACAAGAATTTGGATGCCGATGGTAATGACCTGAATGCCACGGCAAACGGGAGTTTCTATCTGCTCTATTCCCGTTTGGGAGTAGACGTGACGGGACCGAATATCGGGAAAGCCGTGACAACAGCCAAGTTAGAGGCGGATTTTCGCGGCTCCGGAAGCAACTGGGCGGTCTTGCGTATTCGCCATGCTTATGTCAACTTAGATTGGGGAAAATCGGCGGTACTGGTAGGACAAACCTGGCATCCGTTGTTCGGCGATGTATCTCCGCAAATGTTGAACCTTTCGACCGGTGCGCCTTTCCAACCGTTTAACCGTAGCCCTCAGATCCGTTACCGGTACACGTCGGGCAAAGGGTTGCAGCTGACAGGAGCCGTGTTGTGGCAGTTGCAGTATTTGTCTGCCGGCCCGAACGGAAAAAGCGAGGAATATATCAAGAACAGCTGCATCCCGGAAGTCTACGTCTCGGCTGATTATAAGGTTGATGGTTTGATTGCCGGCGTCGGCATGGAAGTGCTGTCCTTGAAACCCCGACAGCAAACGACGGTGGACGACCGGGTGTATAAAGTGAACGAGCGGGTCACTTCGTTGTCTTTTGAGGCATATGCCAAATATATGACTCAGGATTGGGTGATTGCAGGTAAGACGTTGCTGGCTTCCAATCTGACGCAAGCCTGTATGTTGGGTGGTTATGCGGTTACCTCTGTCGATCCGCGTACAGGTGAACAGGAGTATACGCCTTACCGTCATTCCATGACTTGGCTGAATATAGTCTATGGCAAGAAATGGAAACCGGGAATCTTTGTCGGCTATCTGAAGAACTTAGGAACGGGAAAGACGATTGCCGGGCCGACCTATGGTGTCGGATTGGAGGTGGATCAGGTGTTTACTACCAACCTCCAACTCTCTTATAATCTGCCCCACTGGAAGCTGGGAGTGGAATACAGTCCTTCTCTTGCCTGGTATGGAGATATGAATGCAGAAAATGGTAAAATAGAAAACACGCATTCGGTGACGAACCACCGTGTGTTGGGTGTTCTGATCTATATGTTTTGA